In the Clostridium gelidum genome, GTATCAACGGCAGTCATTCCCCCTCCACGACGTACAGCTACAACAGAAGTTCCCACTTTATGCTTTAACATTCCAGGGTTAGTAGCAACAATAACACCAGCACGTTCAAGAAAAGCTTTCATCTTAGATGATATATCTGCTGAGTAAACTGGAGACCCAAGAATAATCCCATCTGCATTAACCATCTTATTAAAACATTCATCGAAAAAATCATCTTTAATAATACACTGTTTTTTCTGTCCACAGCCAAAGCAACCCATGCATCCTTTTATTTCTTTATCACATAATTGTACTAATTCTGTTTCAATTCCTTCCTTCTCCAATTCCTCAAATACAGTTTTAATAAGAATAGCTGTATTTCCATCTTTGCGCGCACTACCATTAATCCCTATAACTTTTAATTTTCTCATTAAAATCAACCTTTCACTTTTTTACCTTTTGAATATTATTTGGTTTTTCTTAATTATACTATATATTTTACAATTATCCCATTACGAACCAAATCAACATTTAGTTTTTAAAATATGAACATTTCTCATCTCCAACTTATGATATAATTACCATCGGAGGGATCAATTATGAAATATAACTGTTTAATTATAGATGATGAAATTTCCATAGCCGAAACCACCTGTGATTATTTTAATATGTTTGATATAAAATCTGCATATGCAACAAGCTATGAAGAAGGTATTAAATTCTTAAGTGAAAATGATGTATCTTTACTTTTATTAGATATTAATCTTGGAGAGTCTTCTGGCTTTGAATTATGTAAAAAGGTACGCGAAACTTCCAATATGCCTATTTTATTTATTAGTGCTAGAACCAGTGATGATGATGTATTAACAGCCTTAAATATAGGTGGAGATGATTAT is a window encoding:
- a CDS encoding flavodoxin family protein — its product is MRKLKVIGINGSARKDGNTAILIKTVFEELEKEGIETELVQLCDKEIKGCMGCFGCGQKKQCIIKDDFFDECFNKMVNADGIILGSPVYSADISSKMKAFLERAGVIVATNPGMLKHKVGTSVVAVRRGGGMTAVDTLNHFLLNKEVFLVGSTYWNMVYGKNIGDVTRDEEGMENMRNLGQNIAWLMKKIDNV